From one Lolium rigidum isolate FL_2022 chromosome 4, APGP_CSIRO_Lrig_0.1, whole genome shotgun sequence genomic stretch:
- the LOC124648117 gene encoding cytokinin riboside 5'-monophosphate phosphoribohydrolase LOG-like codes for MTLAAAVAVEPPAFGPVETGPVDSPPAALAPPEPSRGVHGDVDAAEDGGAAPSERRASRFRRICVYCGSAKGRKASYQDAAVELGKELVERGIDLVYGGGSIGLMGLVSHAVHDGGRHVIGIIPKSLMPREVTGDPVGEVRAVSGMHERKAEMARYADAFIALPGGYGTLEELLEVITWAQLGIHKKPVGLLNVDGFYDPLLSFIDLAVSEGFITEEARQIIISAPTVKELVMKLEDYVPEYNIGLVWEDQTQKPGNNLVPELETAITSS; via the exons ATGACCCTCGCCGCGGCGGTAGCGGTGGAGCCGCCCGCGTTCGGGCCCGTCGAGACGGGACCGGTCgactcgccgccggccgcgctggcgccgccggagccgagCCGCGGCGTGCACGGCGACGTCGACGCCgcggaggacggcggcgcggcgccgtCGGAGCGGCGGGCGTCGCGGTTCCGCCGGATCTGCGTCTACTGCGGCAGCGCCAAGGGCCGCAAGGCCAGCTACCAGGACGCCGCCGTCGAGCTCGGCAAGGAGCTG gtggaGAGGGGCATAGACCTTGTCTACGGGGGCGGCTCCATCGGCCTCATGGGGCTCGTCTCCCACGCCGTCCACGACGGAGGCCGACATGTGATTGG GATCATCCCCAAGTCACTCATGCCCAGAGAG GTAACTGGGGACCCTGTAGGGGAAGTTAGAGCTGTTTCTGGCATGCATGAGAGAAAGGCGGAAATGGCTCGCTATGCTGATGCTTTTATTGCTTTACCGG GTGGCTATGGAACTTTGGAGGAGTTGCTTGAAGTTATCACGTGGGCACAATTAGGAATACATAAGAAGCCG GTCGGTCTACTGAACGTTGACGGGTTCTACGACCCTCTGCTGTCATTTATCGACTTGGCCGTCAGTGAAGGCTTCATCACTGAGGAGGCGAGACAGATCATCATCTCAGCTCCGACAGTCAAGGAACTAGTTATGAAGCTGGAG GATTATGTCCCTGAGTATAACATCGGCTTGGTCTGGGAGGACCAGACCCAGAAGCCaggcaacaacctggtcccagAGCTGGAGACCGCGATCACTTCGTCCTGA